A genomic stretch from Sceloporus undulatus isolate JIND9_A2432 ecotype Alabama chromosome 5, SceUnd_v1.1, whole genome shotgun sequence includes:
- the LOC121932300 gene encoding acrosin-like gives MTQMTWNRCQEPQLMMGAPAGLLLGMVTFLRFIGTHGYDPQTCGKRPLAPTHGGSMRIVGGVDALPGAWPWLVSIQIPSTQGPRHSCGGSILADSWVLTAAHCFKTKRRSLHLWRIVVGTTDLSEPAASVQLRSVEKVIIHQDYNPRTEASDVALIKLDSPVTFNDYVQPACLPRTATLPQTGYSTCYISGWGTTSQNSVKTSDILQEAKVNILDVQKCNSSQWYSGAMSPHTLCAGYEEGGIDSCQGDSGGALDVQDIPEIPVLHSRHHQLGQRLCPGQPTWSLHLYQGLP, from the exons ATGACTCAAATGACATGGAACCGGTGCCAAGAGCCCCAGCTCATGATGGGCGCCCCTGCTGGGCTGCTCCTGGGGATGGTGACCTTCCTGCGATTCATCGGGACGCATGGCTATGATCCGCAGA CCTGTGGGAAGCGGCCCCTGGCGCCCACCCATGGCGGCAGCATGCGGATCGTGGGTGGCGTCGACGCCTTGCCCGGAGCTTGGCCGTGGCTCGTCAGCATCCAGATCCCTTCAACTCAGGGCCCACGCCACTCCTGCGGAGGATCCATCCTGGCCGACAGCTGGGTCCTTACCGCTGCCCATTGCTTCAAGACAAAGAGAAG GTCTTTGCATCTCTGGAGGATTGTAGTGGGCACCACCGATCTCTCTGAGCCCGCTGCCAGCGTCCAGCTGCGCTCCGTGGAAAAGGTCATCATCCACCAAGATTACAATCCGCGCACGGAGGCCAGTGACGTGGCGCTCATTAAGCTCGACAGCCCTGTGACCTTCAACGACTACGTCCAGCCGGCCTGTTTGCCTCGGACCGCAACACTCCCGCAGACCGGCTACTCCACCTGCTACATCAGTGGCTGGGGGACCACCTCCCAGAATA GTGTAAAAACATCAGATATCCTGCAGGAGGCTAAGGTGAACATTTTGGACGTTCAGAAGTGCAACAGTAGCCAGTGGTACAGCGGGGCCATGAGTCCACACACCTTGTGTGCTGGATACGAGGAAGGGGGCATCGACAGTTGCCAG GGAGACAGCGGGGGGGCCCTTGATGTGCAAGACATCCCAGAGATCCCGGTACTACATAGTAGGCATCACCAGCTGGGGCAAAGGCTGTGCCCAGGCCAACCGACCTGGAGTCTACACCTCTACCAAGGACTACCTTGA
- the ARSA gene encoding arylsulfatase A: MLCPFARGQGDPLAMPSLGPSALFLLLLSSVGSANQPPNFVLIFADDLGFGDLASYGHPTSATPNLDKMAASGLRFTDFYSSSPVCSPSRAALLTGRFQTRSGVYPGVFYPGSRGGLPLAEVTVAEVLKGRGYATAVVGKWHLGFGPNGTFLPTNQGFDHFFGVPYSHDQGPCQNLTCFPPDTRCFGTCDQGVVTVPLIWNQTIVEQPLSFPRLQPRYNAFARDFIADCARRNQPFLLYYASHHTHYPQFASQEYTGQSPRGPFGDALLEFDGSVGHLLQALQVNGVQKNTLVFFTADNGPETMRMSRGGSSGILKCGKGTTYEGGVREPAVAYWPGRITPGVTHEMASTLDILPTLAAMAGVPLPNVTLDGYDLSPVLFGSGKSPRRVMFYYPPSPNQLLGVFAVRYQKYKAHFFTQGAFHSGMTPDADCQGTALLKAHDPPLLFDLDSDPAENYNLLQGSTVGPDVLAVLKETRFQKALFDKQMEFGESQLARGMDPSLEPCCAPQCGPKPSCCSCASTS; the protein is encoded by the exons ATGCTGTGCCCATTTGCCAGAGGTCAGGGGGACCCCTTGGCCATGCCTTCCCTGGGACCTTctgccctctttctccttctcctctcttcagTGGGTTCGGCCAACCAGCCCCCCAACTTTGTCCTGATTTTTGCGGATGACCTGGGCTTTGGGGATCTGGCCAGTTATGGCCATCCGACCTCCGCCACGCCGAACCTGGACAAGATGGCTGCCAGTGGCCTTCGCTTCACTGACTTCTACAGCAGCAGCCCAGTTTGCAGTCCGTCACG GGCTGCCCTGCTGACAGGACGCTTCCAGACCCGCTCCGGCGTCTATCCTGGGGTCTTCTACCCGGGGTCCCGAGGAGGCCTTCCTTTGGCTGAAGTGACCGTGGCGGAGGTGCTGAAGGGCCGGGGCTATGCCACCGCCGTGGTGGGCAAGTGGCACCTGGGATTCGGACCCAATGGCACCTTCCTGCCCACAAACCAAGGGTTTGACCACTTCTTTGGTGTGCCTTACTCCCATGACCAG GGACCGTGCCAGAACCTGACCTGCTTCCCTCCAGACACACGATGCTTTGGGACCTGCGACCAAGGAGTGGTCACCGTCCCCCTGATTTGGAACCAGACTATAGTTGAGCAGCCGCTCTCCTTCCCTCGCCTCCAGCCCCGCTACAATGCCTTTGCCCGGGACTTCATTGCTGACTGTGCGCGGCGCAACCAGCCCTTCCTGCTGTATTATGCTTCCCAC CATACGCACTACCCCCAGTTTGCAAGCCAAGAGTACACTGGTCAGTCGCCCCGGGGGCCTTTTGGAGACGCTCTCCTTGAATTCGATGGGTCGGTGGGGCACCTCTTGCAAGCCTTGCAGGTCAATGGGGTGCAGAAGAATACCTTGGTCTTCTTCACTGCTGACAACGG CCCTGAGACCATGCGCATGTCCCGGGGCGGCAGTTCTGGCATCCTCAAGTGTGGCAAAGGCACCACCTATGAAGGAGGAGTGAGGGAGCCGGCTGTGGCCTACTGGCCTGGACGCATCACTCCGG GCGTCACCCATGAGATGGCCAGCACCCTCGACATCTTGCCAACGCTAGCAGCCATGGCTGGCGTGCCCCTTCCCAATGTGACTTTGGACGGATACGACCTCAGCCCCGTCCTCTTTGGAAGCGGGAAG AGCCCCCGCCGGGTGATGTTCTACTACCCACCATCCCCGAACCAGTTGCTGGGTGTCTTTGCTGTCCGCTACCAGAAGTACAAAGCCCACTTCTTCACTCAAG GTGCCTTCCACAGCGGCATGACTCCGGACGCCGACTGCCAAGGAACCGCCCTATTGAAGGCCCATGACCCCCCACTGCTGTTCGACCTGGATTCGGATCCTGCTGAGAACTACAACCTCCTCCAGGGAAGCACCGTGGGGCCAGACGTTCTGGCTGTCCTCAAGGAGACCCGCTTCCAGAAGGCGCTTTTTGACAAGCAGATGGAGTTTGGGGAGAGCCAGCTTGCAAGGGGCATGGACCCCTCTCTCGAACCCTGCTGTGCCCCCCAATGTGGCCCAAAACCCTCATGCTGCAGCTGTGCATCAACCTCTTAG